Sequence from the Ornithinimicrobium humiphilum genome:
CAGATCACGGCCGCCTCCCCAGAGGTCTGCAAGAAGGGCGGATGGGAGCTCTACGGATATCCCAACCAGGGACAGTGCATCGCCAGCGTCGTCGCTGCTCCGGCCAGCCGTCACCGACCGTGACCTAGGACAAGGGCAGGGCCCGGGCGACGCATCGCCCGGGCCCTCCCGCCACTCTCAGGTATGCCGTGTCAGCGGCCGCGCAGCGCCTTGCGGCTCATGCGCGGGGCGCGGGTCGGGTCGATGCCGGCGGGGATCGGCGGGCGGTTCTTGCCACCGAGCGCCTTGAGGCGCTGCTGGACGACCATGGCCTCGTCGTTGGTGAGCTTCTTGGGCAGCTTCTTGATCGAGGGGACGACCTGGCGCAGCTTGAGGTCGCCCTCGCCCGAGCCGACGGTGATGGTGTGCACCGGCACCTCCTCGCCGACGACGCGGGCGACGCGCTTGCGCTCGGAGGCGGCGAGGCGCTGGGCGGCGCCGCGCGGGCCCTCGGCGATGAGCACGACACCCGGACGGCCGACGGCGCGGAAGACCATGGCGGCGTTGTGCAGGTCGCGCATGCCGCGCATCTGGCCACCGGCCTCAGCGGCGACGGGCTCCTGGTCGTAGAACCAGCCGCGGCGCAGCTGGCCCATGACGGCGGACGTGGCGCCCGGCTGGCCCTCGATCTGGGCGAAGGCGGCACGCTCGGCGCGCCGGCCCAGGATGATCGTCGCGGCGAGGATCGCCAGCGGCAGACCGATGATCAGGCAGTAGACGACCTGGTCGATCCACAGGCCGACGAGGACGGCCACGACGAGCACGCCCAGCGCCGCCAGCAGCATCCACCAGACGGCGGCGGGGTCGGCCTTGCGGGTCATGTCGAAGACCTGGCGGACCTGCGCCACCCGACCCGGCTTCTTCGGGTCCTTGGTCTTCTTGGTGCGGCGGCCGAACAGGCCCTTCTTCGTCGGCTCGCCGGCGTCGCTCGTGCTCGTGGACATGGGGATCAGGATACGTGGTGCCGGACGGTCAGCAGGCGCTGCGTCGGACGGCGGACAGGTCCTGGCGGGGGTCGCCGGTCATACCGCTGGCGACCAGCGACGCGGCCTCCTGGCGTGCCGGGACGGCGGCCTCGAACTGCTCGCGCAGGTGGCTGAGGTTCTCCGGGATCGCGCGGCCCCACTTGGTCATCGCCGAGGCGTAGAGCTTGCCCGCGCGGTAGGAGCTGCGCACGAGCGGACCGGCCATGACGCCCTTGAAGCCGATCTGCTCGGCCAGGTCCGACCAGTGGAGGAACTCCTCGGGCTTGACCCAGCGGTCGATCGGGTGGTGCAGCTTGGAGGGCCGGAGGTACTGCGTGATCGTGAGGATGTCGCAGCCGGCGTCGTGCAGGTCGCGCATGGCCTGCTCGATCTCGTGCTCCTCCTCGCCCATGCCCAGGATGAGGTTGGACTTGGTGACGAGCTCGTTGTCGCGCGCCATCGACAGCACCTTCAGCGACTTGTCGTAGGTGAAGGCCGGGCGGATCTTCTTGAAGATGCGCGGGACGGTCTCGAGGTTGTGCGCGAACACCTCGGGGCGGGCGTCGAAGACCTGCTGGACCAGCTCGGGCACGGCGCCGAAGTCGGGCGGGAGGATCTCCACGCCGGTGTTCGGGTTGAGCTCGTGGACCTTACGGATGACCTCGGCGTAGAGCCACGCCGCGCCGTCCTTCTGGTCGTCGCGGGCGACACCGGTGATGGTGGCGTAGCGCAGGTCCATCTTCTGGATGGACTCGGCGACCTTGCGGGGCTCGTCCATGTCCAGGGGGCCGGGGCGGCCGGTGGCGATGTCGCAGAAGTCGCAACGCCGGGTGCAGATGTCACCGCCGATGAGGAAGGTGGCCTCGCGGTCCTCCCAGCACTCGAAGATGTTGGGACAGCCGGCCTCCTGGCAGACCGTGTGCAGGCCGCCGGTCTTGACCATCGAGTGCAGCTCGCGGTATTCCGGGCCCATCTTGGCGGTGGTGCGGATCCACGACGGCTTGCGCTCGATCGGCGTCTCGGCGTTGCGGGCCTCGACCCGCAGCATGCGCCGGCCCTCGGGTGCGACGGTCACAGGGTGCTCCTAGCGTTGTCACGGTGCCCGCCGCGGCGGGCATGCACCACCCCAGCCTAAGCGCGACGAGGGGTATGCCGAAACGCGGGTGGGCAGGGGCGGCCACCGCGGATGGGAGTGCCCGGCGGTCTGCGGCTCAGGCCCCGTCGCTCCCGGGGCGTCGCACCCGGGCCGCCGCGACCGCGGCGACGAGGTGCCCCAGCTCCCGGCCGTCGGCGGGGTCGTAGCCGAGCGTGTCGCGGATGCGGGCCAGCCGCTCGTGCACGGTCTGCCGCCGCACGAGCAGGGCGCGTGCTGCCGCGCTGATGTTGAGGCCGTGCTCGATCCAGACGTCCAGCGTCCGCACCAGCTCCGTGCCGTGCTCGCGGTCCCAGCGACGCAGCGCCCCGAGCGCGTCGTCCAGGAAGGTGTCCAGCTGGTCGGGCGGCACGGCACCGAGCAGATGGGGCACGGTCGAGCGGCGCCAGCTGGCGGCTCCCGGGACTCCCGGGCCGACGGCCAGTCCCGCCCGGGCGCGCTGCAGCGTCCGGCCGGCCAGGGGCAGGCCGACAGGCGGCCCCACCACGAGCTCTGTGCCGGTGTCCCTGGCCGTGCCGTCGAGCAGGTCGGCCACCCGCCCGGCGGGGTCCCCGGCGGCGGCCACGGCGACGAGGCCGAGGACCTGCCCGCGCACCGCATCGACCAGGTGCGGCCCCAGGCCCTCCGCGCGGGCGAGCAGCATCGCGCTGCGCCGGGGGTCGGCACAGGCCCCGGCCACGCCCACCACGGCGTGGTGCGGTGCGGGGTGGAAGCCGCACGACGCCATACGCGCGAGGAGCGAGGTGCGGTCGGGCGTCGTGGCGGTCCCGCGCTCGAGGAGGTCCCCGAGCAGGGCTACCCCCGCCCGGCCGGCTCCGACGCCCTCGGGCACGGACCGTTCGACCACGAGCCCCACGACGGCGGCCACCCGGTCGGCGTAGAACTGCGTCTCCGGTGAGGAGCGGGCCCCGACCAGGACGTGTCCCCACGGCGCTCCGGCGACGCGCACGACCGAGCGGGCGGGGTGGTCGTCCGGGCGGCGAGCCGGTCCGTCCGGTGGCGCTGCTGCCGCGACGACCTGCCCCGAGAGGGTGCTCACCTCCACCGGCGCGCCGACGCTACGGGCGATGCGGACGACGACCTCCTCCACGCCCGCTCCGTCGGCGGCCTCGTCGTGGAGCTGCCTCACGAGCTCGTCGCTGCGCCGCAGCCGGGCGAGCTCGGCGGAGAGCAGGTCGGAGTTGACCTGCCGGCAGATCTCGGCGAAGGGAACCACGGCGCGGAGGACGACGAGCGGGAGGTCGGCGCGTCGCGCCTCGTCCACGATCTCC
This genomic interval carries:
- a CDS encoding PucR family transcriptional regulator — translated: MLTLAEFLAHECVRRAEPELLGRDEHREREVQWVHSSEIYEIAPLLSGGEVLLTTGLGLAGADAGSRRHWVRDVAARGVAAVALEPGRSLPEVPPEIVDEARRADLPLVVLRAVVPFAEICRQVNSDLLSAELARLRRSDELVRQLHDEAADGAGVEEVVVRIARSVGAPVEVSTLSGQVVAAAAPPDGPARRPDDHPARSVVRVAGAPWGHVLVGARSSPETQFYADRVAAVVGLVVERSVPEGVGAGRAGVALLGDLLERGTATTPDRTSLLARMASCGFHPAPHHAVVGVAGACADPRRSAMLLARAEGLGPHLVDAVRGQVLGLVAVAAAGDPAGRVADLLDGTARDTGTELVVGPPVGLPLAGRTLQRARAGLAVGPGVPGAASWRRSTVPHLLGAVPPDQLDTFLDDALGALRRWDREHGTELVRTLDVWIEHGLNISAAARALLVRRQTVHERLARIRDTLGYDPADGRELGHLVAAVAAARVRRPGSDGA
- a CDS encoding DUF4191 domain-containing protein yields the protein MSTSTSDAGEPTKKGLFGRRTKKTKDPKKPGRVAQVRQVFDMTRKADPAAVWWMLLAALGVLVVAVLVGLWIDQVVYCLIIGLPLAILAATIILGRRAERAAFAQIEGQPGATSAVMGQLRRGWFYDQEPVAAEAGGQMRGMRDLHNAAMVFRAVGRPGVVLIAEGPRGAAQRLAASERKRVARVVGEEVPVHTITVGSGEGDLKLRQVVPSIKKLPKKLTNDEAMVVQQRLKALGGKNRPPIPAGIDPTRAPRMSRKALRGR
- the lipA gene encoding lipoyl synthase translates to MTVAPEGRRMLRVEARNAETPIERKPSWIRTTAKMGPEYRELHSMVKTGGLHTVCQEAGCPNIFECWEDREATFLIGGDICTRRCDFCDIATGRPGPLDMDEPRKVAESIQKMDLRYATITGVARDDQKDGAAWLYAEVIRKVHELNPNTGVEILPPDFGAVPELVQQVFDARPEVFAHNLETVPRIFKKIRPAFTYDKSLKVLSMARDNELVTKSNLILGMGEEEHEIEQAMRDLHDAGCDILTITQYLRPSKLHHPIDRWVKPEEFLHWSDLAEQIGFKGVMAGPLVRSSYRAGKLYASAMTKWGRAIPENLSHLREQFEAAVPARQEAASLVASGMTGDPRQDLSAVRRSAC